The proteins below are encoded in one region of Avibacterium volantium:
- the corA gene encoding magnesium/cobalt transporter CorA: MINAFALENARLIRLDEGDENLNAAIWIDLLEPSSEEREMLQQGLGQSLASFLELEDIEASARFFEDEDGLHLHSFFYCEDENDYADIASVAFTLRDGRLFTLRDRELPAFRLYRMRSRSQRLVECNAYEVLLDLFETKIEQLADVIENAYADLEKLSHVILEGKQGEAFDKALATLTEQEDASSKVRLCLMDTQRALSFLVRKTRLPANQLEQARDILRDIESLQPHNESLFQKVNFLMQAAMGYINIEQNKIMKFFSVVSVMFLPATLVASTYGMNFEFMPELHLKYGYPMAIGLMIVAALTPYIYFKRKGWL; the protein is encoded by the coding sequence ATGATTAATGCTTTTGCACTGGAAAATGCGCGTTTAATTCGGCTAGATGAGGGTGATGAGAATCTCAACGCCGCCATTTGGATTGATTTGCTTGAGCCATCAAGCGAAGAACGTGAAATGTTGCAACAGGGCTTAGGGCAAAGTTTGGCATCTTTCTTAGAATTGGAAGATATTGAAGCGTCCGCGCGTTTCTTTGAAGACGAAGATGGCTTGCATTTGCACTCTTTTTTCTATTGTGAAGATGAAAATGATTATGCCGACATTGCCAGCGTGGCGTTTACCTTGCGTGATGGGCGTTTGTTCACCCTGCGTGATCGTGAATTGCCAGCGTTTCGCCTTTATCGAATGCGTTCGCGTAGCCAACGATTGGTGGAATGTAACGCCTATGAAGTGCTGTTAGATTTATTTGAAACCAAAATCGAGCAACTCGCCGATGTAATCGAAAATGCTTACGCAGATTTGGAAAAATTAAGTCACGTTATTTTGGAAGGCAAGCAGGGCGAAGCCTTTGATAAAGCGCTTGCTACACTCACAGAGCAAGAAGATGCCAGTTCCAAAGTGCGTTTATGTTTGATGGATACGCAACGTGCATTGAGCTTTTTGGTACGCAAAACCCGTCTGCCTGCCAATCAGTTAGAGCAAGCGCGCGATATTTTACGCGATATTGAATCTCTGCAACCGCATAATGAATCCTTATTCCAAAAAGTGAATTTCTTAATGCAAGCGGCAATGGGTTATATCAATATTGAGCAGAATAAAATTATGAAATTTTTCTCCGTAGTATCGGTGATGTTCCTGCCTGCAACCTTGGTGGCGTCCACCTACGGAATGAACTTTGAATTTATGCCAGAATTGCATTTAAAATATGGCTATCCTATGGCGATTGGTTTGATGATCGTTGCAGCGCTTACGCCTTATATTTATTTTAAACGTAAAGGCTGGTTGTAA
- a CDS encoding YeeE/YedE family protein has translation MVWTIISGGVLGVIFGFVLQRTRFCMTGGFRDMYTAKNNKMFYAFLLAILIQSVGVLTLVQLGYVSSPYKEFSLVGTILGSYLFGIGIVLASGCATGTWYRAGEGLIGSWLALAMYMLSAAMMKYGVLVEFKNTVTSYTRMNDNLAAQLGISVWWLVGLLAIAVVFGLYQTLSKRPKNKVATLPQKYQGLRHWLFEKRYHPFVAALAIGIIALVAWPASESTGRAGGLGITTPSANLIHFLVTGDEKRLNWGVFLVIGIFIGSYLAAKGSREFRWRLPDTKTLYHSVVGGFTMGVGASLAGGCTIGNGLTATAVMSSKGWIALAFTILGVWTMAHVLFIRPRRLALANAAA, from the coding sequence ATGGTTTGGACAATAATTTCAGGCGGTGTTCTCGGTGTGATTTTTGGTTTTGTGCTACAGCGTACCCGTTTTTGTATGACGGGTGGGTTTCGTGATATGTACACAGCGAAAAATAACAAAATGTTTTATGCCTTTTTACTGGCTATTTTAATTCAAAGCGTGGGAGTATTGACACTGGTACAGCTAGGTTATGTTTCTTCACCTTATAAGGAATTTTCTTTGGTTGGCACAATTTTGGGTTCTTATCTTTTTGGTATCGGTATTGTGTTAGCCAGTGGTTGCGCAACAGGCACGTGGTATCGTGCAGGTGAGGGATTGATCGGAAGTTGGTTGGCGTTGGCAATGTATATGCTAAGTGCCGCAATGATGAAATATGGTGTGTTGGTGGAGTTCAAAAACACGGTAACTAGCTATACCAGAATGAATGATAATCTTGCAGCCCAACTAGGGATCTCCGTGTGGTGGTTGGTTGGCTTATTGGCAATCGCCGTAGTATTTGGTTTATACCAAACATTGAGCAAACGCCCTAAAAATAAAGTGGCAACATTGCCGCAAAAATATCAAGGGTTACGCCATTGGTTGTTTGAAAAGCGCTATCACCCTTTTGTCGCCGCGCTGGCTATTGGCATTATTGCACTGGTTGCTTGGCCTGCCAGTGAAAGCACGGGGCGCGCTGGTGGCTTGGGGATCACAACACCTTCTGCAAATCTTATCCATTTTTTAGTAACAGGCGATGAAAAGCGGTTAAATTGGGGTGTGTTTTTGGTGATCGGGATTTTTATTGGTTCTTATCTTGCCGCGAAAGGTAGCCGTGAATTTAGATGGCGCTTACCCGACACGAAAACCCTTTACCACAGTGTCGTTGGTGGATTTACGATGGGCGTGGGGGCATCATTGGCAGGCGGTTGCACCATTGGAAACGGTTTAACAGCCACAGCAGTGATGAGTTCTAAAGGCTGGATTGCCCTTGCTTTCACGATTCTTGGAGTATGGACAATGGCACACGTTTTATTTATTCGTCCGCGCAGATTGGCGTTAGCGAACGCTGCAGCATAA
- a CDS encoding GNAT family N-acetyltransferase, translating into MKIFKAEQWNLELLLPLFEQYRLSQGMAENPDRTLTFLTNRIRFSESIFFLAVDAQNQALGFIQLYPRLSSLQLQRYWQLTDIFVLPQQNSTEIYTALIAKAKEFVRYTQSTRLVVEQDPQQQSLLEMAGFRANPEKQIFELRL; encoded by the coding sequence ATGAAAATTTTTAAAGCTGAACAATGGAATTTAGAGCTATTGCTGCCCCTTTTTGAGCAATATCGACTTTCACAAGGTATGGCGGAAAATCCTGACCGCACCTTAACCTTTCTCACCAACCGTATTCGCTTTAGTGAAAGCATTTTCTTCCTTGCGGTGGACGCTCAAAACCAAGCGCTTGGTTTTATTCAGCTTTATCCTCGCCTTTCTTCCTTACAACTGCAACGCTATTGGCAACTGACGGATATTTTTGTGCTGCCACAACAAAATTCTACGGAAATTTACACCGCACTTATTGCCAAAGCCAAAGAATTTGTGCGTTACACACAATCTACACGTTTGGTGGTGGAGCAAGATCCGCAGCAGCAATCCTTGCTAGAAATGGCGGGCTTTCGCGCCAATCCCGAAAAGCAGATTTTTGAACTTCGGTTGTAA
- the tpiA gene encoding triose-phosphate isomerase, translating to MARRPLVMGNWKLNGSKAFTKELIEGLKAELAGVNGCDVAIAPPVMYLAEAEAALAGSQIALGAQNVDVNVQGAFTGDISTAMLKDFGAKYIIIGHSERRTYHKESDEFIAKKFAALKEAGLVPVLCIGESEAENEAGKTEEVCARQIDAVINALGVEAFNGAVIAYEPIWAIGTGKSATPAQAQAVHAFIRGHIAAKSQAVADQVIIQYGGSVNDANAAELFTQPDIDGALVGGASLKAPAFAVIVKAAAAAKN from the coding sequence ATGGCACGTCGTCCTTTAGTTATGGGTAACTGGAAGTTAAACGGTAGCAAAGCGTTTACCAAAGAGCTAATCGAAGGCTTAAAAGCAGAATTAGCGGGCGTAAATGGTTGTGATGTGGCAATTGCACCGCCAGTGATGTATTTAGCCGAAGCTGAAGCCGCCCTTGCAGGCAGCCAAATTGCCTTAGGCGCGCAAAATGTTGATGTAAACGTACAAGGTGCGTTCACCGGTGATATTTCAACTGCAATGTTAAAAGATTTTGGTGCGAAATACATCATCATCGGCCATTCTGAACGCCGTACTTACCACAAAGAAAGCGATGAATTTATTGCGAAAAAATTTGCCGCACTGAAAGAAGCAGGTTTAGTGCCAGTGTTATGTATTGGTGAATCAGAAGCTGAAAACGAAGCAGGCAAAACGGAAGAAGTATGCGCTCGCCAAATTGATGCCGTGATCAACGCATTAGGCGTGGAAGCATTCAACGGCGCAGTCATTGCTTATGAGCCAATTTGGGCGATCGGCACAGGCAAATCAGCGACTCCAGCGCAAGCGCAAGCGGTTCACGCCTTTATTCGTGGCCATATCGCAGCAAAATCTCAAGCGGTGGCAGACCAAGTGATCATTCAATACGGTGGTTCAGTCAATGATGCTAACGCCGCAGAATTATTCACCCAGCCAGACATTGATGGCGCATTAGTGGGCGGCGCGTCATTAAAAGCGCCAGCTTTTGCCGTGATCGTTAAAGCGGCCGCAGCAGCGAAAAACTAA
- a CDS encoding sulfurtransferase TusA family protein produces the protein MIVKLETAGLVCPFPLEEAKAAMAKLNAGDGIEIEFDCTQATETIPNWAAEEGYEVTHFDQIGDAKWTITVVK, from the coding sequence ATGATCGTAAAATTAGAAACCGCGGGGCTAGTCTGCCCATTCCCATTAGAAGAAGCAAAAGCAGCAATGGCAAAATTGAACGCAGGTGATGGCATCGAAATTGAATTTGATTGCACGCAAGCCACAGAGACCATTCCCAACTGGGCGGCAGAAGAAGGCTATGAAGTGACCCATTTTGACCAAATTGGCGATGCGAAATGGACAATCACGGTAGTGAAATAG
- a CDS encoding amino acid ABC transporter ATP-binding protein, with protein sequence MALLEINQLVKKYEKTTALQGIDLAIKKGEVVVLLGPSGCGKSTLLRCINGLESIQGGEIVLQDQGVLGKQVPWVQARQHIGMVFQSYELFSHLSVIDNILLGPMKVQKRSRAEVEKQADELLKRVGLLDRKNAYPRELSGGQKQRIAIVRSLCMNPEIMLFDEVTAALDPEMVREVLDVILELAKEGMTMLIVTHEMAFARQVADRIIFMDAGKIVEENTPDRFFTNPNSDRAKTFLNILNYEPRGIDYEENI encoded by the coding sequence ATGGCACTATTAGAAATTAACCAACTGGTAAAAAAATACGAAAAAACCACCGCACTTCAAGGCATTGATTTAGCTATAAAAAAGGGCGAAGTGGTGGTGTTGCTTGGGCCTTCAGGCTGCGGAAAAAGCACCTTGTTGCGTTGCATTAACGGGCTGGAATCCATTCAAGGTGGTGAAATCGTTTTGCAAGATCAAGGCGTGTTAGGCAAGCAAGTGCCTTGGGTACAAGCGCGCCAACATATTGGAATGGTTTTTCAAAGCTATGAATTATTTTCGCATCTTTCGGTGATCGACAATATTTTGCTCGGCCCAATGAAAGTGCAAAAGCGTTCCCGTGCGGAAGTGGAAAAGCAAGCCGATGAATTACTTAAACGTGTGGGCTTACTGGATCGCAAAAATGCCTATCCGCGCGAGCTTTCAGGCGGCCAAAAACAGCGTATCGCCATTGTTCGCTCTTTGTGTATGAACCCAGAAATTATGCTGTTTGATGAAGTTACCGCAGCCCTTGATCCCGAAATGGTGCGCGAAGTGCTAGATGTGATTTTAGAGCTTGCCAAAGAGGGAATGACAATGCTGATTGTAACCCACGAAATGGCCTTTGCGCGCCAAGTGGCAGATCGCATTATTTTTATGGACGCAGGAAAAATCGTGGAGGAAAACACGCCAGATCGCTTTTTTACCAACCCGAATTCCGATCGGGCAAAAACATTCTTAAACATCTTAAACTATGAACCAAGAGGAATAGACTATGAAGAAAACATTTAA
- a CDS encoding cysteine ABC transporter substrate-binding protein, translating into MKKTFKKITALFATTLLAVSLTACNDNESNSVQNRLHELQKADSVRIGVFSDKPPFGYVDNQGKSQGFDVEIAKAIGKDLLGDENKVQYVLVEAANRVEYLQSNKVDIILANFTVTPARKEVVDFAKPYMQVALGVVSKDGAVITDINQLAGKTLLVNKGTTADAYFSKHYPNIKLLKFEQNTETFEALRDGRGDALAHDNTLLFAWAKENPGFTVGIKTLGDQDFIAPAVKKGDTGLLAWLDQEIEKLGKEGVLKQAYDKTLLPVYGDTISEKEVLVAY; encoded by the coding sequence ATGAAGAAAACATTTAAAAAAATCACCGCACTTTTTGCGACTACCCTGCTTGCTGTGAGCCTAACGGCGTGCAATGACAACGAAAGCAATAGCGTGCAAAATCGTCTGCACGAGCTACAAAAGGCCGATAGCGTGCGCATTGGCGTTTTTAGCGATAAACCGCCTTTTGGCTATGTGGATAACCAGGGCAAAAGCCAAGGTTTTGACGTAGAAATTGCAAAAGCCATTGGTAAAGATTTGCTAGGTGATGAAAACAAAGTGCAATATGTTTTGGTGGAAGCCGCAAACCGCGTGGAATATTTGCAATCGAACAAAGTGGATATTATTCTCGCCAATTTCACCGTTACCCCAGCGCGCAAAGAAGTGGTGGATTTCGCCAAACCTTATATGCAAGTGGCGTTGGGTGTGGTGTCAAAAGACGGCGCGGTTATCACCGACATCAATCAACTAGCAGGCAAAACCTTATTGGTGAACAAAGGTACCACGGCAGATGCTTATTTCAGCAAACATTATCCGAACATCAAATTATTAAAATTTGAACAAAACACGGAAACCTTTGAAGCCTTAAGAGATGGACGCGGTGATGCACTCGCCCACGACAACACCTTGCTGTTTGCTTGGGCAAAAGAAAACCCAGGTTTTACCGTTGGTATTAAAACCCTTGGTGATCAAGATTTTATCGCGCCAGCAGTGAAAAAAGGTGATACTGGATTGCTCGCGTGGTTAGATCAAGAAATTGAAAAATTAGGTAAAGAGGGCGTGTTAAAACAAGCTTACGACAAAACCTTATTGCCTGTTTACGGCGACACTATCAGCGAAAAAGAAGTGTTAGTGGCTTATTAA
- the srmB gene encoding ATP-dependent RNA helicase SrmB — protein sequence MNLAQFEELDLAPELLKALAKKGYQRPTAIQLESIPAAMAERDVLGSAPTGTGKTAAFLLPALQHLLDNPRRKPGTPRVLVLTPTRELAMQVAEQAEQLAQFTNLDITTITGGVAYQNHGEVFNSNQDLVVATPGRLLQYIQEENFDCRAVEILIFDEADRMLQMGFGQDAEKIAAETRWRKQTLLFSATLEGELLMDFAGRLLNDPVQIDAEPSRRERKKIQQWYYHADSDEHKVKLLARFIEQEKVSKGIIFVRRRETVRELSDILRKRGIRSTYLEGEMAQTQRNNAIDKLKNGVVTVLVATDVAARGIDIDDISHVMNMDLPYSADTYLHRIGRTARAGKKGVAVSFVEAHDYKLLGKIKRYTEELLKPRIIEGLEPRTKAPKDGEIKSVSKKQKARIKQKRAEKKKSEQQKKTKLRHKDTKNIGKRRKPSGGEG from the coding sequence ATGAACTTAGCACAATTTGAAGAATTGGATCTCGCCCCAGAATTATTAAAAGCCTTAGCGAAAAAAGGCTACCAACGCCCCACCGCCATTCAGTTGGAAAGCATTCCAGCGGCAATGGCGGAGCGAGATGTGCTAGGCTCAGCCCCAACAGGTACGGGGAAAACCGCCGCTTTCTTATTGCCCGCCTTGCAACATTTGCTAGATAATCCACGCCGCAAACCTGGTACGCCAAGGGTGTTGGTTCTCACCCCGACCCGTGAGTTAGCCATGCAAGTGGCAGAGCAAGCGGAGCAATTAGCGCAATTTACCAACCTTGATATTACTACCATCACGGGCGGTGTAGCCTATCAAAACCACGGTGAAGTGTTTAACAGCAACCAAGATTTAGTGGTCGCCACGCCGGGGCGTTTGCTGCAATATATCCAAGAAGAAAATTTTGATTGTCGCGCGGTAGAAATTCTGATTTTTGACGAAGCGGATCGTATGCTGCAAATGGGCTTTGGGCAAGATGCGGAAAAAATCGCTGCCGAAACGCGCTGGCGTAAACAGACCTTGCTGTTTTCTGCCACATTGGAAGGGGAATTGCTAATGGATTTTGCAGGGCGATTACTCAATGACCCTGTGCAAATTGATGCAGAGCCAAGTCGCCGTGAGCGTAAAAAAATCCAACAATGGTACTATCACGCAGACAGCGATGAGCATAAAGTGAAATTGCTCGCTCGTTTTATTGAGCAGGAAAAGGTGAGCAAGGGCATCATTTTCGTTCGCCGCCGTGAAACCGTGCGAGAGCTTTCCGACATCTTGCGTAAACGTGGCATTCGCAGCACCTATTTAGAAGGGGAGATGGCGCAAACGCAACGCAATAATGCCATTGATAAACTCAAAAATGGTGTGGTAACCGTGCTAGTTGCCACCGATGTGGCTGCGCGTGGGATTGATATTGATGACATCAGCCACGTGATGAATATGGATTTGCCTTACAGCGCAGACACTTATTTACACCGCATCGGACGCACCGCGCGTGCTGGCAAAAAAGGGGTAGCGGTGTCTTTCGTAGAAGCGCACGATTATAAACTGCTCGGCAAAATTAAACGTTACACCGAAGAGCTGCTCAAACCACGCATTATCGAAGGTTTAGAACCGCGCACCAAAGCACCGAAAGACGGTGAAATAAAAAGTGTCAGCAAAAAACAAAAAGCGCGCATTAAACAAAAGCGGGCAGAAAAGAAAAAATCAGAACAGCAGAAAAAAACTAAACTCCGCCATAAAGACACAAAAAACATCGGCAAACGCCGTAAACCGAGTGGGGGAGAGGGGTAA
- a CDS encoding IS3 family transposase (programmed frameshift), producing the protein MTKYTQRFKQQVLDFYHQNGKNRSLTRQYFQLPQRTLARWIAKFNHNGINGLAVLGKKRYYSVEFKLKVIQAIKKGQCSAEAACFRFDIPSSGIISQWLQRFEKQGIDGLLLKPKGRPSMKLNSPKMPPTPKTEEERLRYRILELEAENTNAKKVAGTQPTKNAEKAVIVNALRSRFPLELLLRLIGLARSSFFYHLKPKSDKNVAISQKIEEIYRKNDENYGYRRITLELRKYLIINHKRVQAIMQRLGLKGKSKQRKYRSYQGKVGQIADNLLQRDFTATMPNEKWVTDITEFKCAEGKVYLSPIKDLFNNEIIAYDVARSPNFEQITRMLTQAVNRLAGEKPILHSDQGWQYQMMGYQEILKKHGIKQSMSRKGNCLDNGAMESFFGRLKTECYFGKRFETFEQLEKVIHEYIHYYNNERIQVKLKGLSPVEYRTQSLN; encoded by the exons ATGACTAAATATACTCAACGTTTCAAACAACAAGTGCTCGACTTTTATCATCAAAATGGAAAAAACCGTTCGCTTACTCGCCAGTATTTTCAGCTTCCCCAAAGAACGTTAGCACGTTGGATTGCGAAATTTAATCATAATGGAATCAATGGATTAGCTGTGTTAGGTAAAAAACGATATTATTCTGTTGAGTTTAAATTAAAGGTTATTCAAGCTATCAAAAAAGGCCAGTGCTCCGCTGAAGCCGCCTGCTTTCGCTTTGATATTCCCAGTTCAGGGATAATTAGTCAATGGTTGCAACGCTTTGAAAAACAAGGTATAGATGGGTTATTACTCAAACCTAAAGGTCGTCCAAGTATGAAACTCAACTCACCTAAAATGCCACCAACGCCCAAAACAGAAGAAGAACGCTTGCGTTACCGAATTTTGGAATTAGAAGCGGAGAATACAA ATGCTAAAAAAGTTGCAGGAACTCAACCAACAAAAAATGCAGAAAAAGCCGTCATCGTAAATGCCTTACGCTCGCGTTTCCCGTTGGAATTGTTACTCAGGCTAATCGGATTGGCACGCAGTTCGTTCTTTTATCATCTCAAGCCAAAGTCGGATAAAAATGTAGCGATTTCACAGAAAATAGAGGAAATTTATCGCAAAAATGACGAAAATTATGGTTATCGTCGAATTACCTTGGAATTAAGGAAATACTTAATTATCAACCACAAAAGGGTGCAAGCGATAATGCAACGTTTGGGGTTAAAAGGAAAAAGTAAGCAGAGAAAATATCGTTCTTACCAAGGCAAAGTGGGGCAAATTGCCGATAATCTGTTGCAACGGGATTTTACGGCAACGATGCCGAATGAGAAGTGGGTAACGGATATCACCGAGTTCAAATGTGCGGAAGGCAAAGTGTATTTATCACCGATTAAAGACTTGTTTAATAACGAAATTATTGCTTATGATGTGGCGAGAAGTCCGAATTTTGAGCAGATAACCAGAATGTTGACCCAGGCGGTGAACCGATTAGCGGGGGAAAAACCGATACTGCATTCCGACCAAGGATGGCAGTATCAAATGATGGGTTATCAGGAGATATTGAAAAAACACGGTATTAAGCAAAGTATGTCGAGAAAAGGTAATTGCCTTGATAATGGTGCGATGGAAAGCTTTTTCGGGCGATTGAAGACGGAATGTTACTTTGGCAAGCGGTTTGAAACCTTTGAACAGCTTGAAAAAGTGATTCACGAGTACATTCATTACTACAACAATGAGCGTATTCAAGTGAAGCTCAAAGGACTAAGCCCTGTGGAATACAGAACTCAGTCCTTGAATTAA
- a CDS encoding amino acid ABC transporter permease — MNWQYVFDNIPKFIDASIIILQLSFWSIVFSLIIGLFCAVATSYHIRFFNSLAKAYIELSRNTPLLIQLFFLYFGLSKLGIKLDGFTCAIIGLSFLGGSYMAEAIRAGIESVSKGQVESALSLGLTPTQAFIYVIAPQALSLSLPAIGANCLFLMKETSIASAIAIAELMFMAKELIGLDYKTNEALFLLVVFYLIILLPVSFLIHYLEKRSRYAKYGSV, encoded by the coding sequence ATGAATTGGCAGTATGTCTTTGACAATATCCCCAAATTTATTGATGCCAGTATTATTATTTTGCAACTCTCGTTTTGGAGTATTGTGTTTTCTCTCATTATTGGGCTTTTTTGTGCCGTGGCAACGAGTTACCACATTCGTTTTTTTAATTCGCTCGCCAAAGCCTATATTGAACTTTCTCGCAATACGCCTTTGTTGATCCAACTTTTCTTTCTCTATTTTGGTTTGTCTAAATTGGGGATTAAGTTAGATGGGTTTACTTGCGCCATTATTGGCTTAAGTTTTCTTGGGGGAAGTTATATGGCTGAGGCGATTCGAGCTGGGATTGAAAGTGTGTCAAAAGGGCAAGTGGAATCAGCCCTGAGCTTAGGATTAACGCCCACACAAGCCTTTATTTATGTGATTGCGCCACAAGCCTTGAGCCTTTCCCTGCCAGCCATTGGTGCAAATTGTCTATTTTTAATGAAAGAAACCTCTATCGCCAGTGCGATTGCTATTGCGGAATTAATGTTTATGGCGAAAGAATTAATTGGCCTAGATTATAAAACTAACGAGGCATTATTTTTATTGGTAGTGTTTTATCTCATTATTTTATTGCCAGTTTCGTTTCTTATTCATTATTTAGAGAAACGTAGCCGTTATGCGAAATATGGGAGCGTTTAA
- the yggU gene encoding DUF167 family protein YggU, producing the protein MNAIEQSTQGLRLRIFLQPKASKDQIVGLHDNELKITITAPPIDGQANAHLLKFLSKTFKVPKSSILIEKGELNRHKQIFIPTPKVIPEQVLGLLG; encoded by the coding sequence ATGAATGCGATCGAGCAAAGCACACAAGGACTTCGGTTGCGGATTTTTCTGCAACCGAAAGCCAGTAAAGATCAAATCGTTGGCTTGCACGACAACGAGCTAAAAATCACCATCACCGCCCCACCTATTGATGGCCAAGCCAACGCCCATTTGCTTAAATTCTTAAGCAAAACCTTTAAAGTGCCAAAAAGCAGTATTCTCATCGAAAAAGGCGAACTTAACCGCCATAAACAAATTTTTATCCCTACACCGAAAGTGATTCCTGAACAGGTTTTGGGGTTGTTGGGATAA
- a CDS encoding amino acid ABC transporter permease: MGLAILLEGNNLQRLLNGLAVTAEIAFISVLFSCLLGILLGIVMTSRNKIIQGICRLYLEMVRIIPLLVWLFIAYFGLAKWLNIHLNGIAVCIFVFIFWGTAEMGDLMRSALNSIEKHQRESAYALGLNSTQTFLYVLLPQSLKRVTPSAINLFTRMIKTSSLAMLIGVLEVVKVGQQIIETSLFTDPSAAFWIYGLIFLLYFAICYPLSIFSRYVENRWEQ, from the coding sequence ATGGGATTAGCTATTTTATTAGAAGGAAATAATCTACAACGATTATTAAATGGCTTAGCGGTTACGGCTGAAATTGCATTTATTTCCGTATTATTCTCTTGTCTGTTAGGGATATTGCTTGGCATTGTTATGACTAGCCGAAATAAAATAATCCAAGGGATTTGTCGTTTATATTTAGAAATGGTGCGAATTATTCCTTTATTAGTGTGGTTATTTATTGCCTATTTTGGCTTGGCTAAGTGGTTGAATATTCATTTAAACGGCATTGCAGTATGTATTTTCGTCTTTATTTTTTGGGGGACGGCTGAAATGGGCGATTTAATGCGCAGTGCATTGAATTCCATTGAAAAACATCAACGGGAATCTGCTTATGCCTTGGGATTAAATAGCACACAAACCTTTTTATATGTGTTACTGCCACAAAGTTTAAAGCGAGTTACGCCAAGTGCGATTAATTTATTTACCCGAATGATTAAAACCAGCTCATTGGCAATGTTAATTGGCGTGCTAGAAGTGGTGAAAGTAGGGCAACAAATTATTGAAACATCGTTATTTACCGATCCTTCCGCGGCATTTTGGATTTATGGACTTATTTTTCTTTTATATTTCGCAATTTGTTATCCCTTGTCCATTTTTTCTCGCTATGTGGAAAATCGTTGGGAGCAATAA
- a CDS encoding YggT family protein, which produces MGLNSLQFLVYTLINVFSFVLILRAWFQYSRVDFYNPFSQTLVKFTQPVLAPLQKFLPTVKGLNTAALALCVALGVAKYPLLDLLGSAQVAANPLLYLYIGLLHTLRTMGEAVIYVLFFQAILSWFNRGQNPLQYTLYQLTQPLLNPIRRILPNTGMIDFSPMLLAFLLFYANRVMYDIAPILWQFA; this is translated from the coding sequence ATGGGCTTAAATTCCCTTCAATTTTTAGTTTATACCCTAATTAATGTTTTTAGTTTCGTGCTAATTTTGCGTGCGTGGTTTCAATATAGCCGCGTGGATTTTTATAATCCTTTTTCGCAAACTTTGGTGAAATTCACCCAACCTGTGCTTGCGCCATTGCAAAAATTTTTACCTACGGTGAAAGGCTTAAATACCGCAGCATTGGCGTTATGTGTGGCATTAGGCGTGGCAAAATATCCTTTGTTAGATTTATTAGGATCAGCGCAAGTGGCGGCAAATCCCTTGCTTTATCTTTACATCGGGTTATTGCATACCTTGCGCACTATGGGTGAAGCGGTGATTTATGTGTTGTTTTTCCAAGCCATTTTAAGCTGGTTTAACCGTGGGCAAAATCCGTTGCAATATACCCTTTATCAGCTCACACAACCGTTGCTCAACCCGATTCGCCGTATTTTACCGAACACGGGAATGATTGATTTCTCCCCGATGTTATTGGCGTTTCTGTTATTTTACGCCAACCGTGTAATGTACGACATTGCGCCTATCTTATGGCAATTTGCCTAA